AAGAATGCTCAGCTGTTTTCCAGATCACAATTCAAGCAGTTCTTGGACTCCTtgtaaacaaaaccaaaactcTGGCCAAACTAGCTACCAAATGTCTTAAGAATCATTTTTGgtccaattttttaatttgtttgttgcaACATCCTTCTcctgtaaaataaaaaataaaaaatcagtgCATTGCCTTATGTTATGATGTTGGTTTCATgtcaaggtgaatgtgattcACCAACAAGAAGAGGTATCATATGTATCAAGTATATGTAACCACCCCTCACATAAGTGTTGATCTCGCGCTTGTGGGATCTAACCCTTATGTGAGACCTTGGCAACAAAACTGTTAAAGGTTTTATAGGATATGAGTTTCCCTAAAAGAATCTCCAGAGACTTGGCATTTACCTTGTCCACTGAAAGCTACGAGATCATTACAATTGCACGTCTCCATACGAGCTATAAGCTTAGAGACCTAAGTTTAGTGTTTATCTTCCATTGCAGAGCTTTCAAGTAGTGGCTTCGCACTCTGATTTAGTTAGTGGTAGACAATTTAGGAAATGGTAGGTGTTGGCTAAGGGTTCTGGTCGTGGTATGTGGTAAAGAGGATGGCAGGATTTTGGGTGGTTCGGGTGGTAATGAATCATCTCTCCTTAGTATAATAAAATGGCAGTTGTGTATGTGTTTTTGAGGTGTTGAGGGTGTCTAGCTATGATAATGTAGCTTCGCACGGATGGTGGGTGTGATAATGGAGTCTAGGAGGATAGGTGGATGTGATAATGGGTGAAGGATAAACCTTTAAGAAATGGGAAGCGCATTAGGATCTACAAGAGCAAGGGCAAGAATTCCCATGGAAGATCAAAAGATAAGGAAATATCTCTTCTATCTTGGAATATTAAgcagaagaaatttttttgcaaggaTCGAGTATAACAAAAAGATACATTCTAATAACAAGCTCCAAATAACAAAATGTAAATACAATCCCCTGattataatttcatttcatGTTCATGACTCATGAATAGACTTGAAACGAATCACACAACAGTTGCATACGAATCCCCTCTGAGTAACGTTCATCACATATCTTCACCAAAGCAGAGCTTCTCTTCCACATATTTTAGACCGCTATTATCACATCCTCGAAAGTCTAGGTGAACTAGGACATCCTCCACTCAAGGCAGCAGGGTTTCATTGAGCATATCTAGCACCCGGTCTTTGCCTTGTCCACCCAATCTGGCAGCCATAAGCATCAACTGACAAATTAATAACAACTCAGACTAGACGAGAGAGTAAATACTTGTCGGAGAGAATTACTGCAGACAAGTAGAAAGAGGGAAGAATATGTTGAGGACTTAATTTCATATTGATTGTTATCATTATTGTGTAATAAGAAAGCTTAGCTTCTCATTAATCTATAAAATTACCCACTGATTCAAAATGCAAAAAGGTTAGTTGGTACAGAGCATCTACAATTCATAAAGAAAACATTATTTCATTTATAATAATGTCTGAACATCGCAATAGATAAAAGAAACAAGGAGAAGATAAATTTACAAATGCATTACTCTGGCAGTCCAAGATCACGAATGAGGCACACACAATTATATATCCAAATCATCATCTGGGTCCTCATCAGAATCTGGTCTCTCATCATCTGAATCACCACGCAAATATATTATCTTGCCCTTGCTAGAGTTCTCATTTGCCTGCAATATTCCAGAAGAAACAGGTTCTGCTTCACTCTTGCCATCCGTAAGTGATCTCCAAACATCATAAATTTGAATGGGTTTACCAGTTCCTAAAGCAATCAAAAGTCAAGTATGAAGTCATTAAAAACAGACACATCTTCTGATCTAACAAAAGAGATTACAAATGGAAAATACATCTGAAGTGTAATATAATAATTCATTtcgaaaaaagaaaatacacacacacaagcatCCCTGATTCCGTACCCTGGTGTTCAAAAGGAAGTACAACCTTAGCCCAATCAATTTGCTCCTTCTCTGACAGCTGTAAATTGAATTGCACCTGTTGAAAGAGGTAGACTCTCATGAAACCATAGTAATGAAAATCATACCAAACCACTGGTTAAACCGTAAAAACTGTGAACCAAAGCATTATCCGGAATGTTTTGGTTTAAAATACCAAATATGCAATGACCCATTATCAAACCAGGTAAACCAATGGATTGACCCATTATCAAACCGGGTAAACCGACAGATTGCAAGGGTTATTCTTTTTAAGCCGcagataaaaccaaaaaaatacctTCTGTATTTACTAAACTATTGAAGATTTAAAAGATAATCTAATAAAGATATAAAGTGATAAAGATTAAAGGCTAAAAGACTAAAGAGATAAAGGAAGAGTTGTGCCATGAGATGAGGGTTGAAATTAAAGACATTAAGAGATAGCGATGAGACCAAAAGAGATAAAGAGACGGTGATAAAATTATAGATGCAAGTGATAAAATGATGAacttagggggggggggggggggggggagagaggagagagagagagagagaaaaggaagacaaAAATGAAAGAACTTCTACACTAAAAGAGTCAAAATTCAACAGACTAAAAAGTTAGAAAGCAATCCTATAGCCTACTCCAACATCTCATAAATGTGTAATCTCTAGGGTCTAATGATTAAGctaaaactttattttgaaattctatGAGATATGTTGTCTCAAGACTTTTGAACTATATAACTTGGTTATTGGATGATTTatgtggatgatgtttttttttttctctaacttTATGTCATaagatgtaattttttattgttataatttatttatttacctaaatggagtatttttattttattttaattgctttCATCAGACTAAAAAGTTAGAAAGCAATCCTATGGCCTACTCCAACATCTCACAAATGTGTAATCTCTAGGGTCTCATGATTAAGctaaaactttattttgaaattctatGAGATATGTTGTTTCAAGACTTTTGAACTATATAACTTGGTTATTGGATGATTTAtgtgaatgatgtttttttttttctctaacttTATGtcatatgatgtaattttttattgttataatttatttatttacctaaatggagtatttttattttattttaattgctttttataattataaaacatattatttaattaattaataaacctaCAATTCAACCAATGAACCACTGGTTGAACAAATGAACCAGTGAACCAATTCTACAGCCAAGTCAACCTCCGATATGgtttttataacaatgcataaaACACTAGTTTGTGAAAATTTAAGAAATGTGAAACTTGAGTGGTTCTATGGACTGTTTGATATCAGATTTGTGAATGTGGTGAACTGTTTGAATCCACCAGATCTCAACCCACCATCAAAACCCCTCCCCAAACCATTGCAGGCAATGACAATGAGGAATCTTGCACAAGTATTGATAGGTCCAgagaaatataattatttaggTATGTTTTTCTTTGGGAGCGAATATAATGTTTTGCTAATCTTTATCTTTCAGAACTCTGCATAATAATGAACTAAGAAAAATTTGGGAGGCTCAACCCAAGAGAGTGGAAGTTACAAAAGTAAAAATCAACAGAGAGAGGATAAATGTTTGCCTGTTAGTAAATCGATAAGAGCAATGTGTTTAGTTTTGGGTTCCTCATTGGTGGTTACCTAGTTGGGTAGCGGACTGGCCATAGGTGTTGGAGATGGtggaaaagatgaaaaatcatGCACCAGCTCACCATGTGGACTCGTACTTGGTCAGTGATTCTTAAACCAGTCAAGACTCAGCAGGAAACAAATTGACCTAATGTCAAAAATTCATTATCAATATTATGATCACATTTCAATATGCATGGTGCTAAACCTTTACTGATTTTTCTATTTCTGTCATTTTTCCTGAGAAGATTGTGAAGAATATGCTGAGAGATTGGGTTGTGATCATGCTAAAGAGAGGGGTCAAAGGAGcgataggaaaaaaattaattgtcatGATGGTCACACATTTctaagatgatgatgattatgacAACTTACTTTATGTGCACATACTGTGTAAGTCAAGTTTCCCCTCtattccaataaaaaattattacatataaaaactgataataacaaaatcttacAAATTATACGCAAACAGTGAAACTGAGAATTTTCAAGGAAAACATGATTTCCCAAACAAGAATGGAGGACAAAGTCATTTCCCATTTATGAATGAAGCATCAATTAAAACTTAGGTTGGGTTCTTTGTGTGTGcgtccgagagagagagagagaggcagacaGAGAGAGATGTCAAATAAAACTCTCAACAAGTTCAAGCTACTCAACTGACCTTTGGCAAAAGGCTTCGATTGACTATTTCATCTTAGGATGAAATGGATCTAAAGTTGATGGCTGATTGCTCAACATGAAATTCTTCAGACTGGATATGAAGTTTTTACGTTAAGACACAGTCAGCTCACCACTTTGTAAGTATAAAAACttccaaagagagagaaagcaggAGAGATCACCATCACTCGAACATGTCCATTTCTGCGCTTAAACTGGACATGAAACTTCCCTTTCCAATAATTATGTTCAAGTAAAGGGAGGCTCTCCCAATTACATCTATGCCCATTTGCAGATTGATTTAGCGGTTCTATACTGGCCACCATCGAGGACATATACTCAAGAACGGCAGTAACCCTGTCTTCATGAAGGTCTGAATGTGACAACCAAAAGTTGCTCGAAACTCTATCTGAAACCATGGAGATTCTggcattttacccttaatttttttaaaaattggcaatatgcccctgtttgcaaactatagaggggcgtgcccctgtttcgatactcgattaccttaaaatcgagtttcaattaaatactcgattcgtagaaaatcgagttatgcctgatcaaacttaaaaataaaaaaataaaataaaataatttgcatggaactcgagtttcaggaAATCGaattccatgcaaaaaaaattttataagtgtgatcGACCCAaattcagggagccctatagtggcgtttttaagccctatagtgacgttttaaagccccaTAGCGGCATTtacctacaaatttttttataagcgTGATTGCCTCATATTCAGGGAGcgctatagtggcgtttttaagccctatagcgacgttttaaagccctatagtggcgttttcctgcaaattttttttttataagtgtgatcaTCCCATACCAGGTTGTGGGAGCCCTATAGttgcgtttttaagccctatagcggcgttttggaactcgagttccatgcaatttttttcctttttttagtttgatcaggcataactcgattttctacgaattgagtatttcattgaaactcgattttaaggtaatcgagtatcgaaataGGGAcatatccctatatagtttcgaaataggggcatattgctaaatttttaaaaaattaagggcaaaaggctagaattcCCCTGAAACCATAGTACAATAGTGAAACTACATGcatctaaaagctgaagtgcATCAAAAAAgacttcttttttcctttgattttgtAACAGAGAATAATAGAACAGAAAAAAAATGCCAGTGATGCAACAAAATTACAGCTGCAACAGATCGCTAGATTTTTATGAGAACTGAAAATCGTAATCAATCAAGAGGGAATAGAACATGTGTATACCATTGCTTCGAAGGTTACTTAAAAGGCCTGCAACTGATGATATAGATGCATGTCTTAAGATTTCATTAACCTGGTAAGATTTGAGAAGAATTCATCACAAACACACTCACATACGCAGAGCAAAAATATTACCAGAAGTTTGATAGAAAAATCTTAAATGTTACTGGCATAGACGAGCAAATAAACCACAAAAATAATTCCCAAAATTTACGGTGACATTATAGCACAAATGAATTTACATTGAAAATATTCTTccccacaaaattttttaagcaaaataaaacaattaagtAAACTGATTTactatataacaatattatattAAGATTAATCCTATAATTCTAAAGAaccataaatatttttattttgatctttCTTATTATTGCACCAAATATAATGCCTTTTACTTTATTACTTTCCCCTCtttactttaatttgaattcatgAGATTCAGTTGTAGGTTCATTTCACATAATATCTCCAATAGCAGAAAAAGAGATTCACATGCTCTAATCATgtgaaacttatacattttgtctttatatatatatatatatatatattaaatataagcCCCGCCCATATAATTAGGACAAGAAAGACTGTACCTTGTCCCTGTTTTAAATTCCCAAATTTATGCAACAATGACAAAACTAAAACTGAAATACCCCTCCTTTTCCAAGGatgaatataaaataatatgggCACTTGTATGAATTGAATACAAACCTCAAAGAGTCAAtgagtaatttttctttttgaatttattttttaagaaattttagcaaaaatgcCAACTTGGGGGACTTTTATAAGTTCAATTATTCTAAACTTGTTCAATAAAAAGGCTGAAAGTAAATATAATGTGAAGATGGTTATGGAGTTAAATGATTGCACTCCAacctaataattttgtattaaaaagcATTAAGCATACCTTATAAATGACTACATAAAATtacatagaatttgaatttggagACATTGCATGACAAAAGATATTCAGacaaaaatttcttagagaattgtatattatataaaatttcacTCAAATATTGTGTATTTTCCATATTTCCTAAACTGAAAGTGGATTATCCGGGTTACATTCGGTATATACATTATTGTCCAAATGTTTCAAATACTAAGACAGCATAATTATGAACCTCCATTTTACACTAAAACAGAATACAAAATTTGCTTTTATGTCCTAGAATTCCTTTTACTGCACTTCCATTTTCCATTAAGATAATGAACAATAAACTTGAGGAGGAGAACTTATGTATATTAACAAAGAGATTTTTAGGGATTCCACAAGCCATCCATGCAttccaccaccccccccccccccccccccggcggcGGCGGGGGGTTGTCTAAAATGAGACACCAATGTAATTTTTATCAGCTGAACTAGACAAAATACTGTAAGCGCACATGATGGCCGGTTTAGCATAAATCCAATAAAGGAAGAGCACAATTCGAACTAGTTTTTGCATAAACACAAGACATAAAAGCTCCTATACGGCTACAGATTATTTGGAAAAGCCTTTTCCTCATGATGCACATCTTTGGAACTTCAGAGGAAGTTTCCACGCACCAACTCAGAAAAGGACAGGACTCCTCAAATGGATTCATCTTAGAATCCAAAGCTCCTAATGTGCCTTTACTTTCTTTAGCAAAACCTGTTCCTCGTGATGTTTGATGGCACATCAATGACACTTGAGGAAGTTTCCATGCACCAACTATTCCTGCAACCACAAAAACGAACTTTGCCTTGTCCAACTATTCCTGCAACCACAAACCACCACCCACAAATCAATGttacaaaacaaaatcactaacaagtaacaacctaaagaataaaaaacaccCTTTTCCTTTTAATGACTAATGTTCAAAACTAAGACCCACTACCCCCACCCCTTCACCATTTAGCCAACGGGCCAACAAAATACACTCTACATTCCAAACTTCCTAGTAGGTACAATTTCTACTTACAGCTCAACAACGAAACAGTGAAAAGAAATACGCATTCGACCAATACCTTTCCCCAGCTCGATAATTGAAGAGTACAACTTGTCCATATCCTTCACATTCCTACACAAACTAGCTCCAGTCAAAGCTTCGTTAGAGAGACTCCCACCATTTCCAGACGCCAAAAGGGCATCCTTCCAACCAAGAGGATCCGTATAACAATGTTCGAGTTCCCACACATtcataataacaacaaaattatataaaccACGAGACCACTGCGATCACATTGAAAccgattttatttttttttcaaaaagagagagagaaatacgaCGGCGTTTATGAAATTTGAAACACGCAGCAACTGACCGTGATTGGGATTTTGCCGCCAAAATGTTGGTGGAAAGCTGGGTGAGGAGGTGAGTGAAGACGTGGAAACCGAAAGGTGAGGCAATGGAGTCCTTGATGGTTAGAGCCGGTGCGAGTTCTCCTTGCAACGCACCGTCTCGGAGTGCTCTGCAAATCGATTCCGCCATTGAAGCCTGTTTTGAAGAGTgtaataaaaccctaaaaccctagtttgtttgtttgtttgtggaaGAACTGAAGAAGAGTAAGATTTGGGGATTTTTGCAAATATGCCCCCAAAATCTTCTGTTTTCCCACACGTACCTCAGTTTTTGTGTTTAGTTAGGGTCTatttgaataccgcttatttgctaaaaactaataatttattactgaaaacactggaccaaaataatttttaaagatgtAAATAGAACTGTGGGGCCCAAAAATACATGGGTATGCGCGTTTTTGGTTGGGTCGTGAACAGTGCTGTGGGAGCCAGCCAAAAACACAAACGATGAATAATTGATTTACAAACGCACgcttagggcatgtttggtagactgtaataggcgctgtaatgtaatagttattcatatggtttagttattttttaatttggttatatttttattacaaggagtagtcattccttatgaataactattttttaaaatgagaaataattattcctctttaaaatgttGTATTAGCTATTTCTTAGTAAgtacaataatttcaaaaattaatatatttccaaattagCAAACTTTTCATATACatttaacaattataaaaaacaaaaaaaaaatcataagaaataacacatatctcttttaaatttaaaaataacaatttttaaggagatataattatatgagtaagatattttctaaaataaatgttaaatttcattctaatgttataactcacaaccaaactaatgaataggtttaattattacattacaacacactttattactagtaataaagattacaatttctGTCGTAATCttcattcagtgtaccaaacgtacccttagtGTCCATTTTGCAAAggttatttttgccaacttatattcagcttatttttgctactatttatgggtcttactgtattatttcagctaacttttacctttatctaaaatactttcaacaaaaaattttcaatttcaacaaaataaatagattccaaacagacccttagtgcTAGAATAATCGACAATgcctatggttttttttttttttaaatatttaattgtgGTCTAACTAGTGAAACATCTAATTACACTACTTGGTAATTTATGCCTAATAAACGAAAAGTTATGAACtcttattagtttatatataataagtagCAGGCAAAAAGTGTCCACTACTCATATTCCAAGTTCCAACATTACTGTCGAGTTGGCAATTTAGTGCTAGGATAATAAGCAATGccaatggcttttttttttaatctttaattgTAGTCTGACTAGTGAAACAGCTAATTACACCACTTGTTAATTAATGCATAATTAACGAAAAGTTATGAGCTCTTAGAACATTCACAGTGAAGTTGCTAAATATtatagtttttaacaactcaaaacactactttatctattttaacaccaCATTTTATAATACACCTCACGACaaaggtttaatttttttaccacttcattaaaatattatttctttattaatttttacttcttttttattcttattcatttcttcctctctctttttgtgttcTCTCTTctcccaaacaaaaacaatccaTTGCAAAATCGCAAACCACCACCCACCATCGGAAAACGCAAACCATCACCTAAGCTACCACCACTACCCCAGCAGAAAACCCAATCTACCGCCcaagccaccaccaccaccccatTAGAAAACCCAAACCATCACCcaagccaccaccaccaccatcataaAACCCAATCCACCACCcaagccaccaccaccaccatcataaAACCTAATCCACCACGACTACCCCATCAGAAACCCAATCAACCACCcaagccaccaccaccaccccatcaaaaaatccaatccaccaccaccaccatcaaaaaCCCAATCCACCAACCACCATTagaaaacccaacccaccacCCACCATCCACCAccataaaccaaaacaaacccacccaccaccattgcaaaccccaacccaaaatcaaaccatTAACAACCAAAACAATATCTTATATTCAGTTCCTTGAGTACCCCTTCTAAATTATTGCCACATGtctagtttttaataactccaCTAACCACCGTTAACACTGTCTCtcctttgtttcttcttctatttttcccTAGCCTGAGAGAAAATCTAAGAGCTTCAAATTTCTCACACAATCAACGGTAACCAAATTTCTTCATTCCCCCTTTTTGTTTGATGCTTGAATATTTATCAGTAGCcatatagaaaattttaaattccaaaattaaacGTAAAAAAATACTGGGCCGAAAGCCGACCCATACATACCCAAACAAAACCACCGCATACCCATACTCCTACCCAAACCCAACGACCACTTCGATGCCAAACTCCATGCCGGAAGCCCAATTTGGAGTATTGATGTCAAGATTTGGCTTTGAAAGAAATTCAAAggcaaaaatcatttttttttccctaccaaTCAATCTACGGACTCACTTACTCCAtctagaaaaatgaaattaggtGGTGCATCTTTTGAGTGCATGTGCACCTGGTCATCGTCTTGTCAGAAATTCCCATAGATTGACCATCTTTTGCTTTGCTGTCATTTGGAACATAGCATTATTGAGatggaaaatttgatttttgtacgCATTGGGTTCTTCTTTGctattttagattataaaatcTCACAATAATAGCCATCTGGTGTGAGGAGGGTAAGAGATCTAAGATTCTAAATAGGTTTGTGTAAGAGCTCAAAAAATGGCTcaagcccacttagaatagtggAACTCAATATTTTTGGCCCAACACAATTAATTTGTAAGAGAGCAAGCTTTCTAAGTCAA
This DNA window, taken from Quercus robur chromosome 2, dhQueRobu3.1, whole genome shotgun sequence, encodes the following:
- the LOC126713882 gene encoding elongator complex protein 5-like isoform X2 yields the protein MAESICRALRDGALQGELAPALTIKDSIASPFGFHVFTHLLTQLSTNILAAKSQSRNVKDMDKLYSSIIELGKGIVGQGKVRFCGCRNSWCMETSSSVIDVPSNITRNRFC
- the LOC126713882 gene encoding elongator complex protein 5-like isoform X1; this translates as MAESICRALRDGALQGELAPALTIKDSIASPFGFHVFTHLLTQLSTNILAAKSQSRLCRNVKDMDKLYSSIIELGKGIVGQGKVRFCGCRNSWCMETSSSVIDVPSNITRNRFC